A region from the Lutra lutra chromosome 1, mLutLut1.2, whole genome shotgun sequence genome encodes:
- the ZBTB21 gene encoding zinc finger and BTB domain-containing protein 21 isoform X1, translated as MEGLLHYINPAHAISLLSALNEERLKGQLCDVLLIVGDQKFRAHKNVLAASSEYFQSLFTSKDNESQTVFQLDFCEPDAFDNVLNYIYSSSLFVEKSSLAAVQELGYSLGISFLTNIVSRTPQAPFPTCPNRKKVFIEDDESSSQKRSVIVCQSRNEAQGKTGSQNQPDLSHPARPSPSTAVKTGPGKPHVPKPAEPLPGSPLAEKGWPRDGSVGFAKVAERAGPLEDPGRGGLGTRSAPLSSRPPQDREAADDKLPKGKAIELALKRPRPPVLSLGSASETPYVLKETHKGGGQGEDRNLLYYSKLGLVVPSGGAGPGKPGIDRSGPLVKSLLRRSLSMDSQVPVYSPAIELKSSQGPSSGAGEVPGSVFCALSQKSSLKECGEKAVDERSPAPQPHRLRSFSASQSTDREGEPAVTEVRIKTEPRSPLSDPSDIIRVTVGDPAAAAARDLSLKTEDDQKDMSRLPAKRRFQADRRLPLKKVKEDEHGSPVSEDNFEEGSSPPLPDAEFPDSDLNKDEFGELEGTRPNKKFKCKHCLKIFRSTAGLHRHVNMYHNPEKPYACDICHKRFHTNFKVWTHCQTQHGIVKNPSPASSSHAVLDEKFQRKLIDIVREREIKKALIIKLRRGKPGFQGQSSSQAQAIKRNLRSRAKGAYVCSYCGKAYRFLSQFKQHIKMHPGEKPVGVSRATKPREHVSLERPVENKEVYQCRLCNAKLSSLLEQGNHERLCRNATVCPYCSLRFFSPELKQEHEGRCEYKKLTCLECMRTFKSSFSIWRHQVEVHNQNTMAPAENFSLPVLEHNGDATAAARPPAQPEPHRANHAVTAKDDNTFSDCSEQVNFDSEDSSCLPEDLSVSRQLKIHVKEEPAEEAEEEAPEARAAPKDAGSSKDAGLWPCEKCGKTFAAHKQLERHQELLCSVKPFICHVCNKAFRTNFRLWSHFQSHMSQATEDAAHKDSEACPVPTNSPSPPPLPPPPPLPKIQPLEPDSPTAVAENPAPAAEKLFVPQECDTLFYHAPPLSAITFKRQFMCKLCHRTFKTAFSLWSHEQSHN; from the coding sequence ATGGAGGGGCTGCTGCACTACATCAACCCGGCCCACGccatctccctgctgagcgcCCTCAACGAGGAGCGCCTCAAGGGACAGCTGTGCGACGTGCTCCTGATCGTGGGCGACCAGAAGTTCCGAGCGCACAAAAACGTCCTGGCTGCCAGCAGCGAGTACTTCCAGAGCTTATTCACCAGCAAGGACAACGAGTCCCAGACCGTCTTCCAGCTGGACTTCTGCGAGCCAGATGCTTTCGATAACGTCCTGAACTACATTTACTCCTCGTCCCTGTTCGTCGAGAAGAGCAGTCTGGCGGCCGTGCAGGAGCTCGGCTACAGCCTCGGGATTTCCTTCCTGACCAACATCGTCTCCAGGACCCCCCAGGCCCCCTTTCCGACGTGTCCCAACAGGAAGAAAGTATTCATCGAGGACGATGAAAGCAGTTCTCAGAAGAGAAGCGTCATTGTCTGCCAGAGTAGAAACGAAGCCCAGGGAAAAACCGGGAGTCAGAACCAGCCCGACCTAAGCCACCCGGCCCGGCCCTCCCCGAGCACTGCCGTCAAGACCGGCCCCGGTAAGCCCCACGTCCCCAAACCGGCCGAGCCGCTGCCCGGCTCGCCGCTGGCCGAGAAGGGCTGGCCGAGAGACGGCTCTGTGGGCTTCGCGAAGGTGGCGGAGCGCGCGGGGCCTCTGGAGGACCCCGGCAGAGGCGGGCTGGGGACACGGAGCGCGCCGCTGTCTTCCAGGCCCCCGCAGGACAGGGAGGCCGCGGACGATAAACTTCCCAAAGGCAAAGCCATTGAGCTGGCTCTGAAGAGACCGCGGCCGCCGGTGTTGTCCCTCGGAAGCGCGTCGGAGACCCCCTACGTGCTGAAGGAGACGCACAAAGGAGGGGGTCAGGGCGAGGACAGGAACCTGCTGTACTACTCCAAGCTGGGGCTGGTGGTCCCGTCCGGCGGCGCGGGGCCCGGGAAGCCCGGCATCGACAGGAGCGGCCCGCTCGTCAAGAGTCTGCTCAGACGCTCGTTGTCCATGGACAGCCAGGTGCCCGTCTACTCGCCCGCCATAGAGCTCAAGTCTTCCCAGGGGCCCTCTTCTGGGGCAGGCGAGGTGCCGGGGAGCGTGTTCTGTGCCCTGTCTCAGAAGTCGTCTCTGAAGGAGTGCGGGGAGAAGGCCGTCGACGAGCGGAGCCCCGCGCCCCAGCCGCACCGCCTTAGGTCCTTCAGCGCCTCGCAGTCCACGGACAGGGAGGGCGAGCCGGCCGTGACCGAGGTCCGCATCAAGACGGAGCCCCGCAGCCCGCTGTCCGACCCCTCCGACATCATCCGCGTCACCGTGGGAgacccggccgccgccgccgccagggACCTCTCCCTGAAAACCGAAGACGACCAGAAGGACATGAGCAGGCTCCCGGCAAAAAGAAGGTTCCAGGCGGACCGGAGGCTGCCGCTGAAGAAGGTGAAGGAGGACGAGCACGGGTCTCCGGTGTCTGAAGACAACTTCGAGGAGGgctccagccctcccctccccgatGCAGAGTTTCCAGATTCTGACTTGAACAAAGATGAATTTGGTGAGTTGGAGGGAACAAGACCCAACAAAAAATTTAAGTGCAAACACTGCCTTAAGATCTTTAGATCGACGGCGGGCCTTCACCGGCACGTTAACATGTACCATAACCCAGAGAAGCCCTACGCTTGCGACATCTGTCACAAGCGGTTTCACACCAACTTCAAAGTGTGGACGCACTGTCAGACCCAGCACGGCATAGTGAAGAACCCGTCACCGGCCTCTAGTTCACATGCCGTTTTGGATGAGAAATTCCAAAGGAAGCTGATTGACATAGTGCGcgagagagagattaagaaggCCCTGATCATTAAGCTGAGGCGCGGCAAGCCTGGCTTTCAGGGCCAGAGTAGCTCCCAGGCCCAGGCCATCAAGAGGAACCTGCGGTCGCGAGCCAAAGGAGCGTACGTCTGTTCGTACTGCGGAAAAGCCTATCGCTTCCTCTCGCAGTTCAAGCAGCACATAAAAATGCACCCGGGAGAGAAGCCCGTTGGCGTCAGTAGGGCCACCAAGCCCAGAGAGCACGTCTCTCTTGAGAGGCCGGTAGAGAACAAGGAGGTTTACCAGTGCCGCCTCTGTAATGCTAAGCTCTCTTCTCTTCTAGAGCAAGGAAACCACGAGCGGTTGTGCAGGAACGCCACCGTTTGCCCCTACTGCAGCCTTAGGTTTTTCTCGCCCGAGCTGAAGCAGGAGCACGAGGGGAGGTGTGAGTACAAGAAGCTGACGTGCCTCGAGTGCATGCGCACCTTCAAGTCCTCCTTCAGCATCTGGCGGCACCAGGTCGAGGTCCATAACCAGAACACCATGGCGCCGGCCGAGAACTTCTCCTTGCCTGTCCTGGAGCACAACGGGGATGCGACGGCCGCCGCCAGGCCCCCGGCGCAGCCCGAGCCCCACAGGGCCAACCACGCGGTCACTGCCAAAGACGACAACACCTTCAGCGACTGCTCAGAGCAGGTGAACTTCGACTCGGAGGACTCCTCCTGTCTGCCCGAAGACCTCAGCGTCTCCAGGCAGCTCAAGATCCACGTCAAGGAGGAGCCCGCCGAGGAGGCCGAGGAGGAGGCGCCCGAGGCCCGCGCCGCCCCCAAGGACGCCGGCTCCAGCAAGGACGCCGGCCTGTGGCCCTGCGAGAAGTGCGGCAAGACGTTCGCGGCGCACAAGCAGCTGGAGCGGCACCAGGAGCTGCTGTGCTCCGTGAAGCCCTTCATCTGCCACGTGTGCAACAAAGCCTTCCGCACCAACTTCCGGCTCTGGAGCCACTTCCAGTCGCACATGTCTCAGGCCACGGAGGACGCGGCGCATAAGGACTCGGAGGCCTGCCCCGTGCCCACAAACTCTCCGTCCCCGCCCCCgctgcccccgccgccgccgctgcccaAGATCCAGCCCCTGGAGCCCGACAGCCCCACGGCTGTGGCCGAAAACCCCGCGCCCGCCGCAGAGAAGCTGTTCGTGCCCCAGGAGTGCGACACGCTCTTCTACCACGCGCCCCCCCTTTCTGCGATCACCTTTAAGAGGCAGTTCATGTGTAAGCTGTGCCACAGGACGTTCAAGACGGCTTTCAGCCTCTGGAGTCACGAGCAAAGCCACAACTGA
- the ZBTB21 gene encoding zinc finger and BTB domain-containing protein 21 isoform X2, with amino-acid sequence MEGLLHYINPAHAISLLSALNEERLKGQLCDVLLIVGDQKFRAHKNVLAASSEYFQSLFTSKDNESQTVFQLDFCEPDAFDNVLNYIYSSSLFVEKSSLAAVQELGYSLGISFLTNIVSRTPQAPFPTCPNRKKVFIEDDESSSQKRSVIVCQSRNEAQGKTGSQNQPDLSHPARPSPSTAVKTGPGKPHVPKPAEPLPGSPLAEKGWPRDGSVGFAKVAERAGPLEDPGRGGLGTRSAPLSSRPPQDREAADDKLPKGKAIELALKRPRPPVLSLGSASETPYVLKETHKGGGQGEDRNLLYYSKLGLVVPSGGAGPGKPGIDRSGPLVKSLLRRSLSMDSQVPVYSPAIELKSSQGPSSGAGEVPGSVFCALSQKSSLKECGEKAVDERSPAPQPHRLRSFSASQSTDREGEPAVTEVRIKTEPRSPLSDPSDIIRVTVGDPAAAAARDLSLKTEDDQKDMSRLPAKRRFQADRRLPLKKVKEDEHGSPVSEDNFEEGSSPPLPDAEFPDSDLNKDEFEQGNHERLCRNATVCPYCSLRFFSPELKQEHEGRCEYKKLTCLECMRTFKSSFSIWRHQVEVHNQNTMAPAENFSLPVLEHNGDATAAARPPAQPEPHRANHAVTAKDDNTFSDCSEQVNFDSEDSSCLPEDLSVSRQLKIHVKEEPAEEAEEEAPEARAAPKDAGSSKDAGLWPCEKCGKTFAAHKQLERHQELLCSVKPFICHVCNKAFRTNFRLWSHFQSHMSQATEDAAHKDSEACPVPTNSPSPPPLPPPPPLPKIQPLEPDSPTAVAENPAPAAEKLFVPQECDTLFYHAPPLSAITFKRQFMCKLCHRTFKTAFSLWSHEQSHN; translated from the exons ATGGAGGGGCTGCTGCACTACATCAACCCGGCCCACGccatctccctgctgagcgcCCTCAACGAGGAGCGCCTCAAGGGACAGCTGTGCGACGTGCTCCTGATCGTGGGCGACCAGAAGTTCCGAGCGCACAAAAACGTCCTGGCTGCCAGCAGCGAGTACTTCCAGAGCTTATTCACCAGCAAGGACAACGAGTCCCAGACCGTCTTCCAGCTGGACTTCTGCGAGCCAGATGCTTTCGATAACGTCCTGAACTACATTTACTCCTCGTCCCTGTTCGTCGAGAAGAGCAGTCTGGCGGCCGTGCAGGAGCTCGGCTACAGCCTCGGGATTTCCTTCCTGACCAACATCGTCTCCAGGACCCCCCAGGCCCCCTTTCCGACGTGTCCCAACAGGAAGAAAGTATTCATCGAGGACGATGAAAGCAGTTCTCAGAAGAGAAGCGTCATTGTCTGCCAGAGTAGAAACGAAGCCCAGGGAAAAACCGGGAGTCAGAACCAGCCCGACCTAAGCCACCCGGCCCGGCCCTCCCCGAGCACTGCCGTCAAGACCGGCCCCGGTAAGCCCCACGTCCCCAAACCGGCCGAGCCGCTGCCCGGCTCGCCGCTGGCCGAGAAGGGCTGGCCGAGAGACGGCTCTGTGGGCTTCGCGAAGGTGGCGGAGCGCGCGGGGCCTCTGGAGGACCCCGGCAGAGGCGGGCTGGGGACACGGAGCGCGCCGCTGTCTTCCAGGCCCCCGCAGGACAGGGAGGCCGCGGACGATAAACTTCCCAAAGGCAAAGCCATTGAGCTGGCTCTGAAGAGACCGCGGCCGCCGGTGTTGTCCCTCGGAAGCGCGTCGGAGACCCCCTACGTGCTGAAGGAGACGCACAAAGGAGGGGGTCAGGGCGAGGACAGGAACCTGCTGTACTACTCCAAGCTGGGGCTGGTGGTCCCGTCCGGCGGCGCGGGGCCCGGGAAGCCCGGCATCGACAGGAGCGGCCCGCTCGTCAAGAGTCTGCTCAGACGCTCGTTGTCCATGGACAGCCAGGTGCCCGTCTACTCGCCCGCCATAGAGCTCAAGTCTTCCCAGGGGCCCTCTTCTGGGGCAGGCGAGGTGCCGGGGAGCGTGTTCTGTGCCCTGTCTCAGAAGTCGTCTCTGAAGGAGTGCGGGGAGAAGGCCGTCGACGAGCGGAGCCCCGCGCCCCAGCCGCACCGCCTTAGGTCCTTCAGCGCCTCGCAGTCCACGGACAGGGAGGGCGAGCCGGCCGTGACCGAGGTCCGCATCAAGACGGAGCCCCGCAGCCCGCTGTCCGACCCCTCCGACATCATCCGCGTCACCGTGGGAgacccggccgccgccgccgccagggACCTCTCCCTGAAAACCGAAGACGACCAGAAGGACATGAGCAGGCTCCCGGCAAAAAGAAGGTTCCAGGCGGACCGGAGGCTGCCGCTGAAGAAGGTGAAGGAGGACGAGCACGGGTCTCCGGTGTCTGAAGACAACTTCGAGGAGGgctccagccctcccctccccgatGCAGAGTTTCCAGATTCTGACTTGAACAAAGATGAATTTG AGCAAGGAAACCACGAGCGGTTGTGCAGGAACGCCACCGTTTGCCCCTACTGCAGCCTTAGGTTTTTCTCGCCCGAGCTGAAGCAGGAGCACGAGGGGAGGTGTGAGTACAAGAAGCTGACGTGCCTCGAGTGCATGCGCACCTTCAAGTCCTCCTTCAGCATCTGGCGGCACCAGGTCGAGGTCCATAACCAGAACACCATGGCGCCGGCCGAGAACTTCTCCTTGCCTGTCCTGGAGCACAACGGGGATGCGACGGCCGCCGCCAGGCCCCCGGCGCAGCCCGAGCCCCACAGGGCCAACCACGCGGTCACTGCCAAAGACGACAACACCTTCAGCGACTGCTCAGAGCAGGTGAACTTCGACTCGGAGGACTCCTCCTGTCTGCCCGAAGACCTCAGCGTCTCCAGGCAGCTCAAGATCCACGTCAAGGAGGAGCCCGCCGAGGAGGCCGAGGAGGAGGCGCCCGAGGCCCGCGCCGCCCCCAAGGACGCCGGCTCCAGCAAGGACGCCGGCCTGTGGCCCTGCGAGAAGTGCGGCAAGACGTTCGCGGCGCACAAGCAGCTGGAGCGGCACCAGGAGCTGCTGTGCTCCGTGAAGCCCTTCATCTGCCACGTGTGCAACAAAGCCTTCCGCACCAACTTCCGGCTCTGGAGCCACTTCCAGTCGCACATGTCTCAGGCCACGGAGGACGCGGCGCATAAGGACTCGGAGGCCTGCCCCGTGCCCACAAACTCTCCGTCCCCGCCCCCgctgcccccgccgccgccgctgcccaAGATCCAGCCCCTGGAGCCCGACAGCCCCACGGCTGTGGCCGAAAACCCCGCGCCCGCCGCAGAGAAGCTGTTCGTGCCCCAGGAGTGCGACACGCTCTTCTACCACGCGCCCCCCCTTTCTGCGATCACCTTTAAGAGGCAGTTCATGTGTAAGCTGTGCCACAGGACGTTCAAGACGGCTTTCAGCCTCTGGAGTCACGAGCAAAGCCACAACTGA